CATTGCCGATCTGTTTGCAGCAAGCGAAACGCCGGAAGAGATCGGTCATTGCCTTTCCAGCCTTGCGGCCCTGCCGCCCGAATTGCTGGACCGGCTTGATACGGCGCTGGCGGACGAATTGCCTCTTCTGCGCCGCGATGGCGGCTTCGTGCGCAACGGGCATCACAATGAGCTGGATGAAATGCGGGCGCTGCGCGACGAATCGCGAAAGGTCATTGCCGGGCTGCAGGCTCAATATGCCGACGAGACCGGCGTCAAATCGCTCAAGATCAAGCACAACAATGTGCTCGGTTACTTCATTGAGGTCACGGCAAACAACGCGGCGGCGCTCACCGAGGGTGACGAGGCGAAGGCCCGCTTCATCCACCGCCAGACCATGGCCAACGCCATGCGGTTCACCACGACCGAGCTTGCGGACCTGGAAAGCCGCATCGCCAATGCCGCCGACCGCGCACTGACCATCGAACTGGCGATCTACGACACACTCACCGCCGCCGTCGTCGATGCGGCCGAGGCCGTTACCGGCGCAGCAGAAGCACTTGCCGTGCTCGATGTCTCGGCGGCGCTTGCGCAGCTCGCGGACGAGCAGGGCTATTGCAGGCCGCGCGTCGACACGTCACGCGCCTTCCAGGTGGTCGCCGGCCGGCATCCGGTTGTCGAACAGGCCCTGCGGCGTCAGGCAGAGGGACCGTTTGTCGCCAATGATTGCGACCTGTCGCCGAAGGAGAAGACCGAAGAAGGCGCGATCTGGTTGCTGACGGGGCCGAATATGGGCGGTAAGTCAACGTTCCTGCGGCAGAATGCACTGATTGCGATCATGGCCCAGATGGGATCATTCGTTCCCGCCGGCAGCGTTCATATCGGCATTGTGGATCGGCTTTTCTCACGGGTGGGCGCGTCGGACGATCTTGCCCGCGGCCGCTCGACCTTCATGGTGGAAATGGTCGAGACGGCGGCGATCCTCAATCAGGCCAGCGACCGGTCACTGGTCATTCTCGACGAGATCGGCCGGGGAACGGCGACATTTGACGGGCTCTCCATCGCCTGGGCCGCCGTCGAACACCTGCACGAGGTCAACCGCTGCCGCGGCTTGTTCGCCACCCATTTTCACGAGCTGACGGTCCTTTCCGAAAAGCTTGAGCGACTTTCCAACGCCACCATGCGGGTCAAGGAATGGGAAGGCGAGGTTATCTTTCTGCACGAGGTCGGGCCGGGCGCGGCCGACCGTTCCTACGGGATCCAGGTGGCCCGGCTCGCTGGCCTGCCTGAAGCCGTCGTCGCCCGCGCGCGCGACGTGCTTGGCCAGCTCGAAGAGGGCGAGCGCCAGAGCCCGGCCCATCAACTGATCGACGACCTGCCGCTGTTTTCCGCCGAGGTCCGGCAGGAGCGCCCGGCGCCGGCCGGACGCAGCGAGGTCGAGACCGTATTGTCCGATATCAACCCGGACGACATGACGCCGCGCGAGGCGCTTGAGGCTCTGTACGCCCTGCGGGGAAAACTTGATCCAGCAGGCAACTGAGCGGCTGACGCGGCAC
This portion of the Hoeflea prorocentri genome encodes:
- the mutS gene encoding DNA mismatch repair protein MutS, with protein sequence MITTDKLASRESRAAATPMMEQFIEIKADYTDALLFYRMGDFYELFFSDAVEAASTLGITLTKRGQHLGEDIPMCGVPVHAADDYLQKLIAHGHRVAVCEQTEDPAEAKKRGSKSVVRREVVRLVTPGTLTEDKLLSPAESNYLMALARVKGQGGGGFALAWVDISTGTFRLAETAQDRLAADVMRVDPKELIVSERVFHDEELRPVFDLIGASVSPQPSVLFDSSSAEGRIKRFFDVSTIDGFGTFSRAELAAAAAAIAYVEKTQFDERPPLRRPEREVGGSSLFIDPATRTNLELVRTLSGDRKGGLLSAIDRTVTGGGGRLLAERLMSPLTDPASIDTRLESVSWFLAQTALTDDVRAALKSAPDMPRALSRIALNRGGPRDLGAIRQGLQMARTIADLFAASETPEEIGHCLSSLAALPPELLDRLDTALADELPLLRRDGGFVRNGHHNELDEMRALRDESRKVIAGLQAQYADETGVKSLKIKHNNVLGYFIEVTANNAAALTEGDEAKARFIHRQTMANAMRFTTTELADLESRIANAADRALTIELAIYDTLTAAVVDAAEAVTGAAEALAVLDVSAALAQLADEQGYCRPRVDTSRAFQVVAGRHPVVEQALRRQAEGPFVANDCDLSPKEKTEEGAIWLLTGPNMGGKSTFLRQNALIAIMAQMGSFVPAGSVHIGIVDRLFSRVGASDDLARGRSTFMVEMVETAAILNQASDRSLVILDEIGRGTATFDGLSIAWAAVEHLHEVNRCRGLFATHFHELTVLSEKLERLSNATMRVKEWEGEVIFLHEVGPGAADRSYGIQVARLAGLPEAVVARARDVLGQLEEGERQSPAHQLIDDLPLFSAEVRQERPAPAGRSEVETVLSDINPDDMTPREALEALYALRGKLDPAGN